One region of Xylanimonas ulmi genomic DNA includes:
- a CDS encoding dolichyl-phosphate-mannose--protein mannosyltransferase — protein MTDPQEGRPWPATGAPDPASESPLVDAPPPVRARQVGQARRERGLFAPTAAEGIDLLPTRERLLRALIGRRRLALGTARHDRLVSWVGTAVIVLLAAVTRLVNLGRPHALVFDETYYVKDAFTLWRLGFEAQWPQDPNPGFIAGNVETFLDQATYVVHPQVGKWLIALGMELGGGPTSSAAWRLANAVVGVLAVLLVIRIARRLFASTGMGLVAGLLMAVDGEAIVHSRTALLDQFVMFFALVAFGCLLLDREWARRRLADRMAALVDAGSRTGAGETASLLYGPRLGFRWWRLAAGVSLGLACGVKWSGIYFLAVFGVLTVLWDLGARRAAGVRRWWEDALIADGVPAFLTMVPTAAAVYVASWWSWFARPDSYLRQWAALNPGEGVTWLPAALRSWVHYHQQMWAFHTTLVSDHDYKSNPIGWIVQWRPTSFYWQPSEPGTGGCADGSSCTAAVTSLGNPLLWWLAALAIIAVIILGITRRDWRALAVLSGTIAGWVPWVVTYADTQRTVFTFYSIAFTPWVVLTLVYVGVVALEHSEHQRRLRRQVVAAIVVVVVAICAVSALFYPLWTAQEVSIEYWRGLMRLRSWI, from the coding sequence GTGACCGACCCCCAGGAAGGCCGTCCCTGGCCCGCCACCGGCGCCCCGGACCCCGCGTCGGAGTCGCCGCTCGTCGACGCCCCGCCGCCCGTGCGGGCTCGGCAGGTGGGTCAGGCGCGCCGCGAGCGCGGCCTGTTCGCGCCGACGGCGGCCGAGGGCATCGACCTGCTCCCGACGCGTGAGCGTCTGCTGCGCGCGCTGATCGGCCGGCGCCGGCTCGCGCTCGGGACGGCCCGACACGACCGTCTGGTCAGCTGGGTCGGCACTGCCGTCATCGTGCTGCTGGCCGCGGTGACACGGCTGGTCAACCTCGGCCGCCCGCACGCGCTCGTGTTCGACGAGACCTATTACGTCAAGGACGCGTTCACGCTGTGGCGCCTCGGCTTCGAGGCGCAGTGGCCCCAGGACCCCAACCCGGGGTTCATCGCCGGGAACGTCGAGACGTTCCTCGACCAGGCCACCTACGTCGTCCACCCGCAGGTGGGCAAGTGGCTCATCGCGCTGGGGATGGAGCTGGGGGGCGGCCCGACGAGCTCGGCCGCGTGGCGGCTGGCCAACGCCGTCGTCGGCGTGCTGGCCGTGCTGCTGGTGATCCGCATCGCGCGGCGCCTGTTCGCCTCGACCGGGATGGGCCTGGTCGCGGGCCTGCTCATGGCGGTCGACGGCGAGGCGATCGTGCACTCGCGCACCGCGCTGCTCGACCAGTTCGTCATGTTCTTCGCCCTGGTGGCCTTCGGCTGTCTGCTGCTCGACCGGGAGTGGGCGCGTCGGCGACTGGCCGACCGGATGGCCGCGCTGGTCGACGCAGGGTCGCGGACGGGCGCCGGCGAGACGGCGAGCCTGCTGTACGGGCCGCGGCTGGGCTTTCGCTGGTGGCGCCTGGCCGCCGGCGTCTCCCTGGGCCTGGCCTGCGGCGTCAAGTGGTCGGGGATCTACTTCCTCGCGGTGTTCGGCGTCCTGACCGTGCTGTGGGACCTGGGCGCGCGGCGCGCGGCGGGCGTGCGGCGCTGGTGGGAGGACGCGCTGATCGCCGACGGCGTCCCGGCGTTCCTCACCATGGTGCCGACGGCGGCGGCCGTGTACGTCGCGAGCTGGTGGTCGTGGTTCGCCCGCCCCGACTCCTACCTGCGGCAGTGGGCGGCGCTCAACCCGGGCGAGGGGGTCACCTGGCTGCCCGCGGCGCTGCGCTCGTGGGTGCACTACCACCAGCAGATGTGGGCGTTCCACACCACGCTCGTGTCCGACCACGACTACAAGTCGAACCCGATCGGCTGGATCGTCCAGTGGCGGCCGACGTCGTTCTACTGGCAGCCCAGCGAGCCGGGCACGGGCGGCTGCGCCGACGGGTCCTCCTGCACGGCGGCGGTCACCTCGCTCGGCAACCCGCTGCTGTGGTGGCTGGCCGCCCTGGCGATCATCGCGGTCATCATTCTGGGGATCACGCGCCGCGACTGGCGCGCGCTGGCCGTGCTGTCGGGGACGATCGCCGGCTGGGTCCCGTGGGTCGTCACCTACGCCGACACCCAGCGCACCGTGTTCACGTTCTACTCGATCGCGTTCACCCCGTGGGTCGTGCTCACGCTCGTATATGTGGGCGTCGTCGCCCTGGAGCACAGCGAGCACCAGCGCCGACTGAGGCGACAGGTCGTGGCTGCCATCGTGGTGGTCGTGGTGGCCATCTGCGCCGTCTCGGCGCTGTTCTACCCGCTGTGGACGGCGCAGGAGGTGTCCATCGAGTACTGGCGCGGCCTGATGCGGCTGCGCTCGTGGATCTGA
- a CDS encoding family 20 glycosylhydrolase has protein sequence MSAPLGLIPWPTAVEPRGGEVPLAAVRVVSPDPSRWPALAAELLGPLGVVVGTAPCDGGVSAVAVELRLEASGAGDESYTLDVRDDGVTVTAPGEVGLLHGLRTLRQLVTPRLTAPTVVVRDAPRYRWRGLTLDVARHWFGPATLRRVVDLAGAYKLRLLHLHLTDDQGWRIAVPSHPELTERSGVTQVGGRVPPGERGWLTAAEFRELQEYAAVRFVEIVPEIDVPGHTNAATHACGALLPDGEPTPAYGGIDVGFSRLWADNPATAPWMRDVLGDVAAMTVGRYVHVGGDEALTLEAEEYARLVRIAVEAVRAAGKTPVAWQEAAAAEVGPGAVLQYWDPRTDAAPFARAAAAGARFVVSPAPHAYLDLKYDAAHPIGQDWIGHVDLRDTYDWEPAQAVPGVAPEAVEGVAAALWTETIATDADLFSMLLPRLPALAEVAWTAPAGRDWDAFRERIAPHARVWDAEGWAYHPTRQVDWP, from the coding sequence GTGAGCGCGCCGCTCGGGCTCATCCCCTGGCCGACGGCGGTGGAGCCGCGTGGGGGAGAGGTACCCCTCGCCGCGGTGCGCGTGGTCTCGCCCGACCCGTCGCGCTGGCCGGCGCTGGCCGCTGAGCTCCTGGGCCCGCTGGGCGTCGTCGTGGGCACCGCGCCGTGCGACGGCGGCGTCTCGGCCGTGGCGGTCGAGCTGCGGCTGGAGGCGTCCGGGGCCGGCGACGAGTCCTACACGCTCGACGTGCGCGACGACGGCGTCACGGTCACCGCGCCCGGCGAGGTCGGGCTGCTGCATGGCCTGCGCACGCTGCGCCAACTCGTCACGCCGCGGCTCACGGCGCCGACCGTCGTCGTGCGTGACGCTCCCCGCTACCGGTGGCGCGGGCTGACGCTCGACGTCGCCCGGCACTGGTTCGGGCCCGCGACCCTGCGGCGCGTGGTCGACCTGGCCGGCGCCTACAAGCTGCGCCTGCTGCACCTGCACCTGACCGACGACCAGGGCTGGCGGATCGCGGTTCCCTCGCACCCCGAGCTGACCGAGCGCTCAGGCGTCACACAGGTCGGCGGGCGCGTGCCGCCCGGCGAGCGCGGCTGGCTCACCGCGGCCGAGTTCCGCGAGCTGCAGGAGTACGCGGCCGTGCGGTTCGTCGAGATCGTGCCGGAGATCGACGTGCCGGGGCACACCAACGCCGCCACGCACGCGTGTGGTGCGCTGCTCCCCGACGGCGAGCCGACCCCGGCCTACGGCGGCATCGACGTCGGGTTCTCCCGGCTGTGGGCCGACAACCCCGCCACGGCGCCGTGGATGCGCGACGTGCTGGGCGACGTCGCCGCGATGACCGTGGGCAGGTACGTGCACGTGGGCGGGGACGAGGCGCTGACGCTCGAGGCCGAGGAGTACGCGCGGCTCGTCCGGATCGCGGTCGAGGCCGTGCGCGCGGCGGGCAAGACCCCGGTCGCCTGGCAGGAGGCCGCGGCGGCCGAGGTCGGACCCGGCGCAGTGCTGCAGTACTGGGACCCACGCACCGACGCCGCGCCCTTCGCGCGCGCCGCCGCGGCGGGGGCGCGGTTCGTCGTCTCACCCGCGCCGCACGCCTACCTGGACCTCAAGTACGACGCCGCACACCCGATCGGGCAGGACTGGATCGGGCACGTCGACCTGCGCGACACCTACGACTGGGAGCCCGCCCAGGCCGTGCCGGGGGTGGCGCCCGAGGCGGTCGAGGGCGTCGCGGCCGCGCTGTGGACCGAGACGATCGCGACCGACGCCGACCTGTTCTCGATGCTGCTGCCCCGGCTGCCCGCACTCGCCGAGGTCGCCTGGACCGCGCCCGCGGGGCGTGACTGGGACGCGTTCCGGGAGCGGATCGCACCGCACGCGCGCGTGTGGGACGCCGAGGGGTGGGCCTACCACCCCACGCGGCAGGTCGACTGGCCCTGA
- the rsmI gene encoding 16S rRNA (cytidine(1402)-2'-O)-methyltransferase: protein MTSPLGDAEKGALVLAATPIGNAEDASPRLRRLLATADVVAAEDTRRLHAMAERLGVGVTGRVVSYHEHNEAARADDLLDVVADGGTVVVVTDAGMPAVSDPGFRVVARAVERGLRVTAAPGPSAVLTALALSGLATDRFTFEGFAPRKPGERARALGALAAEPRTMVFFEAPHRITATLDAMAEAFGPERPAAVCRELTKTFEEVLRGPLGTLAAEVAARSQDGGPGLRGEICVVVGGAPAASAPSLDDLVAEVLTRVTAGERLKEAAADVAATAGVSRRDLYNAALAAR, encoded by the coding sequence ATGACCTCTCCCCTCGGTGACGCTGAGAAAGGCGCCTTGGTGCTGGCCGCCACCCCGATCGGCAACGCCGAGGACGCCTCGCCGCGCCTGCGCCGCCTGCTCGCCACCGCCGACGTCGTCGCCGCCGAGGACACCCGGCGCCTGCACGCGATGGCCGAGCGGCTCGGGGTGGGCGTCACCGGGCGTGTCGTGTCGTACCACGAGCACAACGAGGCGGCCCGCGCCGACGACCTGCTCGACGTCGTCGCCGACGGCGGCACCGTCGTCGTGGTGACCGACGCGGGCATGCCCGCCGTGTCCGACCCCGGGTTCCGTGTGGTGGCGCGCGCCGTCGAGCGCGGCCTGCGCGTGACCGCCGCCCCCGGGCCGTCCGCCGTGCTGACGGCCCTGGCGCTGTCGGGGTTGGCGACCGACCGGTTCACGTTCGAGGGGTTCGCGCCGCGCAAGCCGGGGGAGCGGGCCCGGGCGCTGGGGGCGCTGGCGGCCGAGCCGCGCACCATGGTGTTCTTCGAGGCGCCGCACCGCATCACGGCGACGCTCGACGCGATGGCCGAGGCGTTCGGCCCGGAACGCCCGGCGGCCGTGTGCCGCGAGCTGACCAAGACGTTCGAGGAGGTGCTGCGGGGCCCGCTCGGCACGCTCGCCGCCGAGGTCGCGGCGCGGTCGCAGGACGGCGGCCCAGGCCTGCGCGGCGAGATCTGCGTCGTCGTCGGAGGGGCCCCCGCGGCGTCGGCGCCGTCGCTCGACGACCTGGTCGCCGAGGTCCTGACCCGCGTCACCGCGGGCGAGCGCCTCAAGGAGGCGGCCGCCGACGTGGCCGCCACCGCGGGCGTGAGCCGCCGCGACCTGTACAACGCGGCGCTCGCGGCCCGCTGA
- a CDS encoding PQQ-dependent sugar dehydrogenase has protein sequence MDDDVRGLARRIAALVAAAALTLLVACDPDGHSTPADPAASAPAPPPAPAPPTAPAPGIAPPPAAVTATATTVASRLRAPWGLALLPDGRLLVTLRDEARLVVVDPDDGSVTAVVGPGAERLARETRPAGEGGLLGVALQPQPVGAVVPAEAADGPLTVFLYRTGADDNAVVRAPLTLTARGQAAPAPSLGALTTVLDGVRKAANHDGGRLAFGPDGYLYVTTGDAGDRPSAQDPHSLNGKILRVTTDGDPAPGNPFPDSPVWSLGHRNVQGIGWDAQRRMFASEFGQDTWDELNQIVRGGNYGWPLVEGAGAGAAGPAPGGGPAVVDGYTQPLVVWPTRDASPSGLAVTPDAIYLAALRGQRLWRVPWAPGAGPAAVPLTQGEETASPLGLGEPQALLTDEGRLRAVVADPDGSLWVLTNNTDGRGEPREGDDRLLHVTVSGG, from the coding sequence ATGGACGACGACGTTCGAGGCCTCGCGCGCCGGATCGCGGCGCTCGTGGCGGCCGCCGCGCTCACGCTGCTGGTGGCGTGCGACCCGGACGGCCACAGCACGCCCGCCGACCCCGCCGCGAGCGCGCCCGCTCCGCCGCCGGCGCCCGCGCCGCCGACCGCGCCCGCCCCCGGGATCGCGCCCCCGCCCGCCGCTGTGACGGCGACGGCGACGACCGTCGCCTCCCGGCTGCGCGCGCCCTGGGGCCTGGCGCTGCTTCCCGACGGCCGGCTCCTGGTGACGCTGCGCGACGAGGCCCGCCTCGTCGTGGTCGACCCCGACGACGGGTCGGTCACCGCCGTCGTCGGCCCCGGCGCCGAGCGGCTCGCGCGCGAGACCCGGCCCGCGGGTGAGGGCGGCCTGCTGGGCGTCGCACTCCAGCCGCAGCCCGTCGGGGCCGTCGTGCCCGCCGAGGCCGCGGACGGGCCGCTGACCGTGTTCCTGTACCGGACCGGCGCCGACGACAACGCCGTCGTCCGAGCCCCGCTCACGCTCACCGCGCGCGGGCAGGCGGCGCCGGCGCCCAGCCTCGGCGCGCTCACCACGGTGCTCGACGGCGTCCGCAAGGCCGCCAACCACGACGGCGGCCGCCTCGCGTTCGGCCCGGACGGGTACCTCTACGTCACCACCGGCGACGCCGGCGACCGCCCCTCCGCGCAGGACCCCCACTCGCTCAACGGCAAGATCCTGCGCGTGACGACCGACGGCGACCCGGCGCCGGGCAACCCGTTCCCCGACTCACCGGTGTGGAGCCTGGGGCACCGCAACGTCCAGGGCATCGGGTGGGACGCGCAGCGGCGGATGTTCGCGAGCGAGTTCGGGCAGGACACCTGGGACGAGCTCAACCAGATCGTGCGCGGCGGCAACTACGGGTGGCCGCTCGTGGAGGGCGCCGGGGCGGGCGCGGCGGGGCCCGCGCCGGGCGGCGGCCCAGCCGTCGTCGACGGGTACACCCAACCGCTCGTGGTGTGGCCGACGCGCGACGCGTCGCCGTCGGGCCTCGCGGTGACCCCCGACGCCATCTACCTCGCGGCGCTGCGTGGGCAGCGGCTATGGCGCGTGCCGTGGGCGCCGGGCGCCGGACCGGCGGCCGTCCCGCTCACGCAGGGCGAGGAGACCGCGAGCCCGCTCGGACTGGGCGAGCCCCAGGCGCTGCTGACCGACGAGGGGCGACTGCGGGCCGTCGTCGCCGACCCCGACGGGTCGCTGTGGGTGCTGACCAACAACACCGACGGGCGCGGCGAGCCGCGCGAGGGGGACGACCGGCTGCTGCACGTAACGGTCAGCGGCGGATAA
- a CDS encoding TatD family hydrolase, whose product MARRRERGFPADPEPLPVPVADNHTHLESIAGVLPDDVAAPTVAQHVARAAAAGVDRIVQVGCDLPSARWTDTLLRGETGLPAHTLGALLGAIAIHPNEAVLHADAHDVGPDGQTYQRQAHHHVPLADAIAEIADLARANPRVRAIGETGLDLFRTGPRGALAQREAFRAHIAVAKELDLALQIHDRDAHAQVVEVLLADGAPERTVFHCFSGDVELARLCAEHGWYLSFAGPVTYKANEPLREALRATPLDLLLSETDAPYLTPHPFRGQPNAPYAVAHTVRLMADVLGRPLDEVCAAIGANSQAVYGPWSAAA is encoded by the coding sequence ATGGCGCGCAGGCGTGAGCGGGGGTTCCCCGCCGACCCCGAACCCCTTCCCGTCCCGGTGGCCGACAACCACACCCATCTGGAGTCGATCGCGGGCGTGCTGCCCGACGACGTCGCGGCGCCGACCGTCGCGCAGCACGTCGCGCGCGCCGCGGCGGCGGGTGTCGACCGCATCGTCCAGGTGGGCTGTGACCTGCCCTCGGCCCGGTGGACCGACACGCTGCTGCGCGGTGAGACGGGCCTGCCGGCCCACACGCTGGGCGCGCTGCTCGGCGCCATCGCCATCCACCCCAACGAGGCCGTGCTGCACGCCGACGCGCACGACGTCGGCCCCGACGGGCAGACCTACCAGCGCCAGGCCCACCACCACGTCCCGCTCGCGGACGCCATCGCCGAGATCGCCGACCTCGCGCGCGCCAACCCGCGGGTGCGCGCGATCGGCGAGACGGGGCTCGACCTGTTCCGCACCGGGCCGCGGGGCGCACTCGCGCAGCGCGAGGCCTTCCGCGCCCACATCGCCGTGGCCAAGGAGCTCGACCTGGCCCTGCAGATCCACGACCGCGACGCGCATGCGCAGGTCGTCGAGGTGCTGCTGGCGGACGGCGCCCCCGAGCGCACGGTGTTCCACTGCTTCTCGGGCGACGTCGAGCTCGCGCGGCTGTGCGCCGAGCACGGGTGGTACCTGAGCTTCGCGGGCCCCGTGACCTACAAGGCGAACGAGCCCCTGCGCGAGGCGCTGCGTGCGACACCGCTCGACCTGCTGCTGTCGGAGACGGATGCGCCGTACCTCACACCGCACCCCTTCCGTGGGCAGCCCAACGCGCCGTATGCGGTCGCGCACACCGTGCGGCTCATGGCTGACGTGCTGGGACGTCCGCTGGACGAGGTGTGCGCGGCGATCGGAGCCAACTCCCAGGCGGTATACGGGCCTTGGAGCGCCGCCGCCTGA
- the metG gene encoding methionine--tRNA ligase has translation MPAAAKPFYLTTPIYYVNDAPHIGHAYTTVAADVITRWHRQRQEDVWLLTGTDEHGEKVLRTAQKNGVSPQEWADRLVATAWQPVLKTLDVRNDDFIRTTQPRHEAAVQAFLQDLHDKGEIYAGSYEGPYCVGCEEYKLPGDLVDGTGEFEGQKVCPIHLKPVEMLAEQNYFFRMSAYADRLLALYEEHPEFVQPASARNEVIGFVKQGLQDLSISRSTFDWGVPIPWDSEHVLYVWFDALLNYVTAVGYGSSDDAERARFECLWPANVHLVGKDILRFHAVIWPAMLMAAGLPLPHQVFAHGWLLVGGEKMSKSRLTGIAPSDIIDTFGSDAFRYYFMRTIAFGGDGSFSWEDMVARYNGELANGFGNLASRVAAMVGKYFGGSLPTAGAATELETGLEAVAAKAVADAEAAIDRLAIHDALAAVWTLVDAANQYITETQPWKVAKEPGETDAEGHGVDGGRLATSLVTATEALRALAVLLHPVTPQAASALWDALGGPAALGALEAQPVASAASFGMLPAGTTITKGAPLFPRLEEG, from the coding sequence ATGCCCGCCGCCGCAAAGCCGTTCTACCTGACGACGCCGATCTACTACGTCAACGACGCCCCGCACATCGGGCACGCCTACACGACCGTCGCCGCCGACGTCATCACCCGCTGGCACCGCCAGCGCCAGGAGGACGTCTGGCTGCTGACCGGCACCGACGAGCACGGCGAGAAGGTGCTGCGCACCGCGCAGAAGAACGGCGTCTCGCCCCAGGAGTGGGCAGACCGCCTGGTGGCCACGGCGTGGCAGCCGGTGCTCAAGACGCTCGACGTGCGCAACGACGACTTCATCCGCACCACGCAGCCGCGCCACGAGGCCGCGGTGCAGGCGTTCTTGCAGGACCTGCACGACAAGGGCGAGATCTACGCCGGCTCCTACGAGGGTCCGTACTGCGTGGGCTGCGAGGAGTACAAGCTGCCGGGCGACCTGGTCGACGGCACGGGCGAGTTCGAGGGCCAGAAGGTGTGCCCCATCCACCTCAAGCCCGTCGAGATGCTCGCCGAGCAGAACTACTTCTTCCGCATGAGCGCCTACGCCGACCGGCTGCTCGCGCTGTACGAGGAGCACCCCGAGTTCGTGCAGCCGGCCTCGGCGCGCAACGAGGTCATCGGGTTCGTCAAGCAGGGCCTGCAGGACCTGTCGATCTCCCGCTCGACGTTCGACTGGGGCGTGCCCATCCCGTGGGACTCCGAGCACGTGCTGTACGTGTGGTTCGACGCGCTGCTCAACTACGTGACCGCTGTGGGCTACGGGTCGTCCGACGACGCCGAGCGCGCGCGGTTCGAGTGCCTGTGGCCCGCCAACGTGCACCTGGTGGGCAAGGACATCCTGCGGTTCCACGCCGTCATCTGGCCGGCCATGCTCATGGCCGCGGGCCTGCCGCTGCCGCACCAGGTGTTCGCGCACGGCTGGCTGCTGGTCGGCGGGGAGAAGATGAGCAAGTCGCGGCTGACGGGCATCGCGCCGAGCGACATCATCGACACCTTCGGGTCCGACGCGTTCCGGTACTACTTCATGAGGACCATCGCGTTCGGCGGCGACGGCTCGTTCTCCTGGGAGGACATGGTCGCGCGCTACAACGGCGAGCTGGCCAACGGGTTCGGCAACCTCGCCTCGCGCGTCGCGGCCATGGTCGGGAAGTACTTCGGCGGGTCGCTGCCCACCGCGGGCGCCGCGACCGAGCTGGAGACGGGCCTGGAGGCGGTCGCGGCCAAAGCCGTCGCCGACGCCGAGGCCGCGATCGACCGCCTCGCGATCCACGACGCGCTCGCCGCCGTGTGGACGCTGGTCGACGCCGCGAACCAGTACATCACCGAGACGCAGCCGTGGAAGGTCGCCAAGGAGCCGGGGGAGACCGACGCCGAGGGGCACGGGGTCGACGGCGGCCGCCTGGCGACGTCGCTGGTCACCGCCACCGAGGCGTTGCGGGCGCTCGCCGTGCTGCTGCACCCGGTGACCCCCCAGGCGGCGTCGGCGCTGTGGGACGCGCTGGGCGGGCCGGCGGCGCTCGGCGCGCTCGAGGCGCAGCCGGTGGCCTCGGCGGCGTCGTTCGGCATGCTGCCCGCGGGCACGACGATCACCAAGGGCGCGCCGCTGTTCCCGCGCCTTGAAGAGGGCTGA
- a CDS encoding isochorismatase family protein, with protein sequence MTGTPKRALIVVDVQPTFCEGGELAVEGGNQVADDVAAYARAHRDRYAVVVTTQDWHIDPGPHFSDHPDFVDSWPPHGIAGTPHAELHPALADLAPDASVKKGQYAHGYSGFEGVDPAGRPLEEVLRAAAVEAVDVVGLVESHCVKRTALDAARLGWPTRVLTDLTIPVTPEQGAQAREELAAAGVTLTTSTALATPPAT encoded by the coding sequence ATGACCGGCACCCCCAAGCGCGCGCTGATCGTCGTCGACGTGCAGCCGACGTTCTGCGAGGGCGGCGAGCTCGCGGTCGAGGGCGGCAACCAGGTCGCCGACGACGTCGCGGCCTACGCGCGCGCACACCGCGACCGCTACGCCGTCGTCGTGACCACGCAGGACTGGCACATCGACCCCGGCCCGCACTTCAGCGACCACCCCGACTTCGTCGACTCCTGGCCGCCGCACGGCATCGCGGGCACGCCCCACGCGGAACTGCACCCGGCCCTGGCGGACCTCGCGCCCGACGCGTCGGTCAAGAAGGGCCAGTACGCGCACGGGTACTCGGGCTTCGAGGGCGTGGACCCGGCGGGCAGGCCGCTCGAAGAGGTGCTGCGCGCGGCCGCGGTCGAGGCCGTCGACGTCGTCGGGCTGGTCGAGTCGCACTGCGTCAAGCGCACGGCCCTGGACGCGGCGCGGCTGGGCTGGCCGACGCGCGTGCTGACCGACCTGACCATTCCGGTGACCCCCGAGCAGGGCGCCCAGGCGCGCGAGGAGCTCGCGGCGGCCGGGGTCACGCTCACCACGTCCACCGCGCTCGCCACGCCCCCCGCGACGTAG